In Centroberyx gerrardi isolate f3 chromosome 7, fCenGer3.hap1.cur.20231027, whole genome shotgun sequence, the sequence GTACCTTAATCTCTGCTGGCAGCTATGAAAGGTGTGTATTTTTACCAAAAGGGCACACCCAGCTAAAGGGAACAGGCAGGTTTCTTATTTTGTCAGCACACTGGTAACATAAATATACAGTTTGTCAAAGTCATGGGCATATTAGATCTTCTTCTCCAGTCCTGCAGTTCAGTCTCCCTGTTGGGGGCTGCTGTGTTCCTGCTGGTCCTctacctcttctcctccagcttcaGCTCCCAGGAAAAGGGGAAGGAGCCTCCAGGACCCAAACCTCTTCCCCTGCTTGGTAACCTGTTGCAGCTGGATCTCAAGAGACCCTACCACACACTCTGGGAGGTAAGGCAGTGGCTAGAGTTTGCTtgctacatatacagtatggcTACACTGTACAATGTTTTCTTGTTAGTTTGGTGTTGTGTGGTTGTTCTCAACACTCTCTTGGCAGCAAAATTATTATCAATCTGAAACCCTGTCTTATAATTGTCTCAACTATGTTGAGTGTATGTTATATATCATAAGATCATTACAATGTGCTCCTGGTTTTAGCTTTCCAAGAAATATGGATCAGTGTTCACAGTCTATTTTGGACCCAAGAAAGTGGTAGTCCTGGCAGGATACAAGACAGTCAAGGAGGCTCTGGTCAACCATGCTGAAGAGTTCGGAGACAGAGATGTAATCCCAGTAATACATGAAATCAATGAAGGGCATGGTgaggaaagaaaaatacatatttcactTTCTGTGTCACACTCAGTTAAACATTTTTTCAATCTACAGCATTCAGTAAATGTTTATAGTATTTACATATAGTTTGTTTCTCagttgaaaaacatattttgttgAAATACTTTTATGTAGGCATTTTATTTGCCAATGGGGATTCGTGGAAAGAGATGAGGCGGTTTGCCTTGACTAACCTGAGAGACTTTGGCATGGGCAAGAAGGCAAGTGAGGAGAAAATCATTGAGGAAAGTCACAACCTCATTGaagtgtttgagaaatacaaagGTAACCCTCTTATTTTAACAGAATTTATAATTGGCAAAATTGTCCatttgaagacaaaaaaaatattttcttgccTTTGCAGGTAAAGCTTTTGATACTACCCAATCAGTGAACTATGCAGTCTCCAATATTATCTGCTCCATTGTCTATGGCAGCAGATTTGAATATGATAATCCAGAGTTCACAACTATGGTGGATCGAGCTAATGAGAACATTCGACTTGTGGGCTCCCCCTCAATACAGGTACCCCTTGATATTTTTCTGAAGCTTATACTGAAAAATTCAATATATAGTACATAAACAGTAGAAATGATATAGCAGaaaacattatttcattttctaattaactggtcaaatgtaaattgtatttatttcttgGTTACCAGGTGTATAACACTTTCCCATGGCTGGGCAAATGGTTTGGTAACATTAAACGAACCCAGAATATTATTGTTGCCAATAAGAACCAGATGACAGAGTTGATCGGAGGTTTACAAGAGACTCTGAATCCACAGATGTGCAGAGGCTTTGTGGACTCTTTTCTGGTCCACAAGCAGAGTCTGGAGGTATGAACATATCACCTATCAGaatcaatattattgtttattgtttgatttttaaagattattaaaaatcaaataataaatagaaTATTTTAAAGGCAATGCTAATGTTTTTTGCAGGCAGAACAATGTAGCTGTGATTGTACATGTTTCTACGCCAGTATTATATTTTCCTGTTTAAGAAAATCAATTATGGCTTCATGTTGGAGAAAATCAAGTAGTCCTAATGtgatcattttaattttgatatatttacaTAGATATGTGTTCATGGATGTTCAATGAAAACACTGAtaacatgttgttgttttttgaatGATTGGATTTAAGTAACTGGATTTTAAAAAAGTAATCTATTTTTACTTGCAGTTTGATATTACCTCCAGTTAACACATCACTGGATTTGGTCTTGATTgtcattcatattcattcatagTTTTTGTGCCATGCTTTCTCTACCCATTGACCTACGCATGACCTCAAATCTTTCAGTAATTTAACAGATGAAGGGTTTGCATCCGATTTTATATTTAATAAC encodes:
- the LOC139909333 gene encoding cytochrome P450 2K1-like, with product MGILDLLLQSCSSVSLLGAAVFLLVLYLFSSSFSSQEKGKEPPGPKPLPLLGNLLQLDLKRPYHTLWELSKKYGSVFTVYFGPKKVVVLAGYKTVKEALVNHAEEFGDRDVIPVIHEINEGHGILFANGDSWKEMRRFALTNLRDFGMGKKASEEKIIEESHNLIEVFEKYKGKAFDTTQSVNYAVSNIICSIVYGSRFEYDNPEFTTMVDRANENIRLVGSPSIQVYNTFPWLGKWFGNIKRTQNIIVANKNQMTELIGGLQETLNPQMCRGFVDSFLVHKQSLEESGNMNAHYHKENLLITVGNLFTAGTDTTGTTLRWGLLFMAKYPNIQDQVQEELSRMIGSRQVRVEDRKILPYTDAVIHETQRLANIVPMSLPHKTSQDVTFQGYFIKKGTTVYPLLTSVLYDETEWESPRTFNPAHFLDKDGKFVKSDAFMPFSAGCRACLGESLARMELFLFFTSLLQRFRFTPPPGVTEDELDLTPAVGLTLNPSAYKLCAVCRA